A DNA window from Pseudomonas wuhanensis contains the following coding sequences:
- a CDS encoding alginate O-acetyltransferase AlgF: MSRSARGWALFAPLMLSLHAQAADIALYPTGPDQDSAFLRFINAAEQPLQLLAEGSRASLRLEGSNAVSDYLPVPANQPIKGTLERNGNIQPLDIQVAAGEFASVIALPDSTQGIRQVVIREQPDDFNSLRASLAFVSADPDCPQAGLRAAGVNAELFKDVANASVQRRAINPVRLSVQLVCARTDVGAPLDLGQLKAGERYSVVLLPGAHGPQLLLATDVLAH; encoded by the coding sequence ATGAGCCGATCAGCACGTGGCTGGGCGCTGTTCGCGCCCTTGATGCTGAGCCTGCACGCCCAGGCCGCCGACATCGCTCTCTACCCGACGGGCCCGGATCAGGACTCGGCCTTCCTGCGTTTTATCAATGCCGCCGAGCAACCGTTGCAACTGCTGGCCGAAGGCTCTCGGGCAAGCCTCAGACTCGAAGGCTCGAATGCCGTGTCTGACTACCTGCCCGTGCCCGCCAACCAGCCGATCAAGGGCACCCTGGAACGCAACGGCAATATCCAGCCGCTGGATATCCAGGTGGCGGCGGGTGAATTCGCCAGCGTGATCGCATTGCCGGACAGTACTCAAGGCATCCGCCAGGTCGTCATCCGTGAGCAACCCGACGACTTCAATAGCCTGAGAGCTTCACTGGCGTTTGTCAGCGCCGATCCGGATTGCCCCCAGGCCGGTTTGCGCGCTGCGGGGGTGAACGCCGAACTGTTCAAGGATGTGGCCAATGCCAGCGTGCAACGCCGCGCCATCAACCCCGTCCGCCTTTCGGTTCAATTGGTCTGCGCCCGCACCGATGTCGGTGCCCCGCTGGACCTGGGCCAGCTCAAGGCCGGCGAGCGCTACAGCGTTGTGCTGCTGCCTGGTGCACATGGCCCGCAGCTGCTGCTCGCAACTGATGTCCTGGCCCACTGA